The following is a genomic window from Malus sylvestris chromosome 7, drMalSylv7.2, whole genome shotgun sequence.
TTTTCTGTTTGTTGAATCTACCTTTATTGTTGGAAAGCCAGAGGGTTCTACTAAAGTTTGGAGATAAGTTGACATGAGCTTTCTTAATAGGTAGGCCCAGGGACATAGGGAGCAGAGCAATAGACTTGGGATCACGAGGGCCATGTCACGCGAACTAGGAGAAGGAAACCATTGTGATTCAACTGTATCACTCTCTATTACTTTCTTCTTCTGCAATTCATCTTTTTCCTTTATGCAGTTCATAATTCTTCTATAGAActataaggccatctccaatcgaaaaTAGCCCAAAATTCGTCTCCAATCGAGGGTTAGGCCAAAAaaaggccaaagggccaaccggcTGGCCCAACCCAGCCAGCCTCGGGTCAAGCTAGATTTTGAATACAACGACAACTAGCTAACGTCAGCTAGCcattatatttgatttttttttacaattttttttttaaattaaaaattatatatttttttcctatcacttcctaagccattaaacaacattaaataacattaagtcacatgaaacaacattaaacaatattaaacaacattaaacaacattaaacaacattaaaattatacaacataaaaaaacatttaacaacatgaaacttaaacaacgtttttaacaacataaaacttaaacgcctactccatacttcttttggcccaaagatgtgcaacaagatcctgttgtaggtacttgtttgtggcacggGAACGTATCATCCTATATCACCTCATATActcatttaaagagatattactAGTTCGTGGATTCAAAAGAAAATTGGATCCTCTTGGTCATCATCAggctctccatcaatatacccatctcactcatcctccacaatcatattgtgtaatatgatgcaagacatcatgatggagtccaaattttctcaaCTCCACCCTCTTGCTGGTTCCTTAATGATCTTTCACCGTGCTTGTGGAATATCAAAAGCTCTCTCAAAATCTTTCaggtatgcctcttggtgtaaggtaaaccaTTTTTCGGTGTCATTCGCatggtttggaattgcttggacaagtgtcgcccactttgggtaCATGttatctgccaagtaataccccatattgtacGGACGAttgttgatgtagtagtcaagttgaggtgaTTTCCCTTTCGTCAGGTTATTGAAGAGGGGTGAAGGCCCAAGAACtataatgtcattttgggatccagggactccaaagaaagcatgtcaGATCTATGTGTCATATGAAGCAACCGCTTTTAACACAACAGTTTGCTTTCTCAACCTTCCGTTAAAGCCTCATTGTCATCCggtgggacagttcttccaaGTCCAATGCATacagtctaatgaccctatcatgcccgAAAACCCACGGTCTTCAACTTTGCGAATGAGCTGATCCATATCTTCTTGATTTAGTTCACAGATGTACTCCTCTTTGTAAAGCTGAACAATTGTGTTACAATATTCAGCAAGAGTATCAAGGCATATAGACTCAAACATACCATATgtttcatccatcgaatcagCTGGGGAGCCATAGGCTATCATTCGTagtgcaacagtaaccttctGATGAGTTGAGAAACCAGGGTGGCTTGCTTTGCCCAGCCTAtgtcgaaagtatggattgacTTGCTGAACATCATAAAGTAAACGCACGAAGACATGACGCATCATCCGAAAGCGACGTTTGAAATCTTTTTCTGTGTATAccgagttggggttgaagtagttgttcatcagattggcatACATCATTGCTCTGTTTCGTGGTTTATAAGAACGACCAAAAAtagagccaccccattgaggttgttcctcagttggctgacacaccatgACCGTAGCCATGGCTGCCACATATTGTGTGTTGTgccatgcttcatcttcttcatcagactcctcatcttctcgtctcatatgcgcccatttttcttccaattcgaAATTGGATAAGGACCACCTGTtggaatccgaagaggatccaaagttggaattcattgcaaacttgaattgaaagagattgaattcaaaggtgtgtgaattatagcccaatatccacctTATTTATAGCCCAaagaaattcaaatccaacggctagctgacgtcagttACTGTTgtatttgaatttatttttttcggccaaatttaaaaaaaatatatattgaaaatttctcatttttcctataaatttaagttattgtagtttttaaatttaagttgttgtagtttttaaatttaaataataagttatgtttggccttatgaccctttggccctcggttggatatggttttttgtcacaaggttatgtttggcctatggtcCTCTGGCCCCTCGATTAAAGATAGTAAGAAATATGGCcatgcactgttcattaaaatattaatttcttggagagcCAAATGGCTAAAACAAGCCCTCTGGCCCTTCTTCGGTTGGAGATTGCCTAAATTTACTACTCTAATTCAATAGTGTTATAATAGTATTAAGCCTGCGATCTACTGTGGGCCCCAGCTTTCAACTCTTGGTAGATTTTTTTAGGGTGACAAATTGAACTGGGAAAAATTCATCATGCTTTATGCAATTTGTGCTGCTTTTTCATCGATCTATGGTGAAAAGGTGAAATCGGGTGAAATCTTAGGTTCAGTGTTTGAAATTCTGCAAAAGATAATTTTCTCTTGAAGTAATTTGAACTGTTTCTTGTTCAATTTGGGTTCTTTCTTACAAGATTGGTTTCACCTTGATGTTTTTTATTGTTAGTATATCCAAGTTCTTGATTGTGTGAAGGCCAATGCCATTTCTCTAAATCTTGATGATGTTGAATGTTAGCTGATGTTGTGAAAGGCCAAAAGCTGTTAGTTCAGTGTTCGATTGAAATTCAAAAGGCCAAATCCAGTGATTTCATTGATTAGATTGTAGTCGCTAGTGTTTTCTTGTTCGATTGCCTTTTCTGgcttttctttttctagtttCTTGAATTTCGATATTTTGAAGTAGATAATGGTTTCTACATTTGTTAAAATTGAAGGGTTGTCGAGTATGTTGACGATTAAACTCGGTAATCATAACTACACTAAGTGACTATTTTAGTTAAGTCTGTATTGAAGGGTTACAAGCTCTTTGATCATTCTAACGATATGACTGTTTGTCCTCCTAAATTTTTGCTTAATTCTAAAACTGGAGTAACTAAAGAGGTTACTATTGCATATCATTATGTT
Proteins encoded in this region:
- the LOC126630185 gene encoding uncharacterized protein LOC126630185 encodes the protein MATVMVCQPTEEQPQWGGSIFGRSYKPRNRAMMYANLMNNYFNPNSVYTEKDFKRRFRMMRHVFVRLLYDVQQVNPYFRHRLGKASHPGFSTHQKVTVALRMIAYGSPADSMDETYGMFESICLDTLAEYCNTIVQLYKEEYICELNQEDMDQLIRKVEDRGFSGMIGSLDCMHWTWKNCPTG